A window from Streptomyces sp. NBC_00271 encodes these proteins:
- a CDS encoding carboxymuconolactone decarboxylase family protein gives MTNTSISRMPNPAEFVPELNDISAALFRATGNHSVPRTTMNLVHLRAGQIVGNTYLTILNTGFLRKAGESEERITAVSSWQDAPYFTDAERAALALVEATLQPAPHGKERVSDELYAEVAKHYDEKALATLTIAIGQINFFIALAVIGKPQPVSSLADEQWD, from the coding sequence ATGACGAACACCTCCATCTCCCGGATGCCCAACCCGGCCGAGTTCGTGCCCGAGCTGAACGACATCAGCGCCGCCCTCTTCAGGGCCACGGGCAACCACTCGGTGCCGCGCACCACGATGAACCTCGTCCACCTGCGCGCCGGGCAGATCGTCGGCAACACCTACCTGACGATCCTGAACACCGGCTTCCTGCGCAAGGCCGGGGAGTCCGAGGAGCGCATCACCGCCGTCTCCTCCTGGCAGGATGCCCCGTACTTCACCGACGCCGAGCGCGCCGCTCTCGCCTTGGTGGAGGCCACCCTCCAGCCCGCCCCGCACGGCAAGGAGCGCGTCTCCGACGAGCTGTACGCCGAGGTGGCGAAGCACTACGACGAGAAGGCGCTGGCCACCCTGACCATCGCGATCGGCCAGATCAACTTCTTCATCGCCCTGGCCGTCATCGGCAAGCCGCAGCCGGTCAGCTCCCTCGCGGACGAGCAGTGGGACTGA
- a CDS encoding alpha/beta hydrolase: MNDVTDPVSGEREKVRFSSGGSECAAWHYPGSDGSCVIMAGGFAVTKEPGTDLFARRFHDAGFGVLAFDYRGFGESGGRPRQVASAGGQLADWRAAVEFAATLPGVDRSRLAVWGFSASAGHLLRLAARTPHLAAVIAQTPNVGGPAAARLAACHQKPLALLRLLGRGVLDAAGGLLGRPPLLVPLGGEPGTVAVLTTPDTADAPRALNPGDRYADWRQEVAARSALGLGFHRPGRDASRVRCPLLVVVCEQDQSASPTAAVRATRRAPRAELVWLPGGHYAPFLDAHERAVDAELSFLRRHVLDSPVTSVASVERG; the protein is encoded by the coding sequence ATGAACGACGTGACCGATCCGGTGTCCGGAGAGCGGGAGAAGGTCCGTTTCAGCAGTGGCGGCAGCGAGTGCGCCGCCTGGCACTATCCGGGGAGCGACGGCTCCTGTGTGATCATGGCGGGCGGGTTCGCCGTGACGAAGGAACCAGGCACCGACCTGTTCGCTCGGCGCTTCCACGACGCCGGGTTCGGCGTGCTGGCCTTCGACTATCGCGGATTCGGTGAGAGCGGCGGTCGCCCGCGCCAAGTCGCCTCGGCCGGCGGACAGTTGGCGGACTGGCGAGCCGCCGTCGAGTTCGCCGCGACCCTACCGGGAGTCGATCGGAGCAGGCTGGCGGTCTGGGGGTTTTCCGCATCCGCCGGTCACCTCCTCCGGCTCGCGGCGCGCACCCCGCACCTCGCCGCGGTGATCGCCCAGACGCCGAACGTCGGGGGTCCGGCCGCCGCTCGGCTCGCGGCGTGCCACCAGAAACCACTCGCCCTGCTGCGCCTGCTCGGCAGGGGCGTCCTCGACGCGGCCGGCGGCCTCCTCGGCCGTCCGCCCCTGCTGGTGCCACTCGGCGGCGAGCCCGGCACCGTCGCCGTCCTCACCACGCCGGACACGGCCGACGCCCCACGCGCGCTCAATCCCGGCGACCGGTATGCGGACTGGCGGCAGGAGGTCGCGGCCCGCTCGGCGCTCGGCCTCGGGTTCCACCGTCCCGGCCGTGACGCCTCCCGCGTACGGTGTCCGCTGCTCGTCGTCGTATGCGAGCAGGACCAGTCCGCCTCGCCCACGGCGGCCGTGCGCGCGACGCGGCGGGCGCCCCGCGCGGAGCTGGTGTGGTTGCCCGGCGGGCACTACGCGCCGTTCCTGGACGCGCACGAACGGGCGGTCGACGCCGAGTTGTCGTTTCTGCGCCGGCATGTGCTCGATTCCCCGGTGACCTCCGTCGCCTCCGTGGAGCGCGGATGA
- a CDS encoding nitroreductase, translated as MDVYEAVDSRRAVRAFSDKPIPKEVLERVLAAATRAPSSGNLQPWHVYVVTGEPLAELKRRATARALAGDPGDEREYPMYPAELTSPYLDRFSAAAAQRYKALGIKRDDPDRPTKIAAVNSDAFGAPVVLFCYLDRTMGPGQWGDAGMYLQTVMLLLRAEGLHSCPQVMWTMFRETVSEVVGADDGLVLFCGVAVGFEKEGVPRLRTGRADMAETVSFIGA; from the coding sequence GTGGATGTGTATGAAGCCGTGGACAGTCGCAGGGCCGTGCGGGCGTTCAGCGATAAGCCGATACCCAAAGAGGTACTTGAACGAGTACTGGCAGCAGCGACGCGGGCTCCGTCGAGTGGGAATCTCCAGCCTTGGCATGTGTATGTCGTGACCGGTGAGCCCTTGGCCGAGCTGAAGAGACGCGCGACGGCCAGGGCGCTGGCGGGAGACCCGGGTGATGAGCGGGAGTATCCGATGTACCCGGCCGAACTGACCTCACCGTATCTGGACCGTTTCTCCGCCGCGGCTGCGCAGCGGTACAAAGCGCTGGGAATCAAGCGCGACGACCCCGACAGGCCCACCAAGATCGCCGCCGTGAACTCGGACGCGTTCGGGGCGCCGGTCGTACTGTTCTGCTACCTCGACCGGACGATGGGGCCCGGACAGTGGGGGGACGCGGGGATGTACTTGCAGACGGTCATGCTGTTGCTGAGGGCGGAAGGGTTGCACAGCTGCCCCCAGGTGATGTGGACGATGTTCCGCGAGACTGTCAGCGAGGTGGTTGGAGCCGATGACGGGCTCGTGCTGTTCTGCGGTGTCGCGGTGGGGTTCGAGAAGGAAGGCGTGCCACGGCTGCGGACCGGGCGGGCGGACATGGCAGAAACGGTGAGCTTCATCGGAGCATGA
- a CDS encoding transposase encodes MCYNRSANGTFAELSRFRTAFYGCLSARADAFFELTDALLCADGPTRTPVELSLLAEHQRGYSPLYGALNHGRLDVDRLRDLLVSMPLPRFDGRVVLTVDVSPWLRAVRTRPPRAARVRRALASYSARSAIRARSTLVPGG; translated from the coding sequence GTGTGCTACAACAGGTCAGCGAACGGGACGTTCGCGGAGCTGTCACGCTTTCGGACGGCCTTCTACGGGTGTCTGTCCGCGCGAGCGGATGCGTTCTTCGAACTGACCGACGCGCTGTTGTGCGCGGACGGCCCGACACGGACGCCGGTGGAGTTGTCGCTGCTCGCCGAGCACCAGCGTGGATACAGCCCGCTGTACGGTGCGTTGAACCATGGCCGCCTGGACGTGGACCGGCTGCGGGATCTCCTGGTGTCGATGCCACTACCGCGTTTCGACGGGCGGGTCGTGCTCACCGTGGACGTCTCCCCGTGGCTACGCGCTGTCCGCACTCGCCCACCGCGCGCGGCCCGTGTCCGCCGGGCGCTGGCCTCCTACTCAGCGCGCAGCGCGATCCGGGCGCGATCGACCTTGGTCCCGGGCGGGTAG
- a CDS encoding DUF6417 family protein translates to MRNWERALSVLEALCERGQAAGHGWTLDTELLSPHQQQVNALENQGLVELACREDRAELSALEGRPVRRAARLTPYGHDTLAYGRSRPRAESPPDGEEVDRQVVELIPSQMAALRVFVGLADQLRVPLADGLAEQVRTASCDHGIKRWRLYLTQEQMESVAYGLWLHRMTGSAAEANRFGREYGVVYSPARASGEGPPAADRLPSVAGAATVNAGRP, encoded by the coding sequence ATGAGGAACTGGGAGAGGGCGCTGTCGGTGCTGGAGGCGCTGTGCGAGCGCGGGCAGGCGGCCGGGCACGGCTGGACGCTGGACACGGAGCTCCTCTCACCGCACCAGCAGCAAGTGAACGCCCTGGAGAACCAGGGCCTGGTGGAGCTTGCCTGCCGGGAAGACCGCGCGGAGCTGTCGGCGCTGGAGGGGCGGCCCGTGCGGAGGGCGGCCCGCCTGACGCCGTACGGCCACGACACCCTCGCCTACGGCCGCTCCCGCCCCCGGGCCGAGTCCCCGCCCGACGGGGAGGAAGTGGACCGGCAGGTGGTGGAGCTGATCCCATCGCAGATGGCGGCGCTGCGTGTGTTCGTCGGCCTCGCTGATCAGCTCCGGGTGCCGCTGGCCGACGGGCTGGCGGAGCAGGTCCGCACGGCCTCGTGCGATCACGGGATCAAGCGGTGGCGGCTGTATCTGACGCAGGAGCAGATGGAGTCCGTGGCGTACGGGTTGTGGCTGCACCGGATGACGGGCTCCGCGGCCGAAGCGAACCGCTTCGGCCGCGAGTACGGCGTCGTGTACAGCCCGGCTCGGGCCTCCGGCGAGGGACCTCCGGCTGCCGACAGACTGCCGTCGGTGGCCGGAGCGGCCACGGTGAACGCGGGAAGGCCGTAG
- a CDS encoding cation transporter produces MTAPQEISRASLLRQGFVLEYTTLAWNVIGIVVLAVAAVSARSVALAGFGLDSLIEIGASTVVIWELSGTGEARQKRALRLIGVGFAALAVYLLVQSTWVLAAGFHPRHSPLGIGWTAVTAVVMFALAAGKARTGAALDNPVLKTEGRVTLIDGLLAAAVLLGLALNTAVGWWWADPAAGYVLVYYAVREVREIFTGGH; encoded by the coding sequence GTGACCGCTCCGCAAGAGATCTCCCGCGCTTCCCTGCTCCGCCAGGGCTTCGTCCTCGAATACACCACGCTGGCCTGGAACGTCATCGGCATCGTGGTGCTTGCCGTCGCGGCGGTCTCCGCCCGTTCGGTGGCGCTGGCCGGGTTCGGACTGGACTCCCTGATCGAGATCGGCGCCTCGACGGTAGTGATCTGGGAGCTGTCGGGCACCGGTGAAGCGCGTCAGAAACGCGCGCTGCGGCTGATCGGCGTCGGATTCGCGGCGCTCGCGGTCTACTTGCTGGTGCAGTCCACCTGGGTGCTGGCCGCCGGTTTTCACCCGCGCCATTCGCCGCTGGGCATCGGGTGGACCGCGGTCACCGCCGTCGTGATGTTCGCCCTCGCCGCGGGCAAGGCCCGCACCGGCGCCGCCCTGGACAACCCGGTGCTCAAGACCGAGGGCCGCGTCACACTGATCGACGGCCTGCTGGCCGCCGCGGTCCTGCTCGGCCTGGCCCTGAACACCGCCGTCGGCTGGTGGTGGGCCGACCCGGCGGCCGGCTACGTGCTGGTCTACTACGCGGTCCGCGAGGTCCGCGAAATCTTCACCGGCGGCCACTGA